In Eriocheir sinensis breed Jianghai 21 chromosome 3, ASM2467909v1, whole genome shotgun sequence, a genomic segment contains:
- the LOC127003553 gene encoding titin-like isoform X13, whose amino-acid sequence MRPMRVVRKVVPVMRPMRVVRKVVPVMRPMRVVRKVVPVMRPMRVVRKVVPVMRPMRVVRKVVPAVRPMKVVRKVVPVMRPMKVVRKGVPSVRQGKVFVVHRVVEYVTPSVVTKRFPVVTQKKVLAKVPPTVTEGNIPVVTEKKVTENLIPSVTEGKVPVVTTEKVAEQAAPSATEEIVSVPKEQENVPVMTEKEVENLIPSVTEGKVPVVPQQEIVDKVAPSATEEIVSVPKMQENVPVVTEEKAENLIPSVTEGKVPVATTEKVAEQAAPSATEEIVSVPKMQENVSVVTEEKAENLIPSVTEGKVPVATTEKVAEQAAPSATEEIVSVPKMQENVPVVTEEKAENLIPSVTEGKVPVATTEKVAEQAAPSATEEIVSVPKMQENVPVVTEEKAENLIPSVTEGKVPVATTEKVAEQAAPSATEEIVSVPKMQENVPVVTEEKAENLIPSVTEGKVPVATTEKVAEQAAPSATEEIVSVPKMQENVPVVTEEKAENLIPSVTEGKVPVATTEKVAEQAAPSATEEIVSVPKMQENVPVVTEEKAENLIPSVTEGKVPVVPQQEIVDKVAPSATEEKVPVVVKEKVIEQAAPQERVIEKVPPAATEEKVPVAVKEKVSEQAAPSGTEEIVTVPKEQEQVPVVTEEKVVE is encoded by the exons ATGAGGCCAATGagggtcgttagaaaggtagtccctgttATGAGGCCAATGagggtcgttagaaaggtagtccctgttATGAGGCCAATGagggtcgttagaaag gtagtccctgttATGAGGCCAATGagggtcgttagaaag gtagtccctgttATGAGGCCAATGagggtcgttagaaaggtagtccctgctgtgaggccaatgaaggtcgttagaaaggtagtccctgttatgaggccaatgaaggtcgttagaaaggGTGTGCCCTCGGTGAGACAAGGAAAAGTCTTCGTTGTGCATCGAGTTGTTGAATACGTCACCCCTTCGGTGGTAACAAAAAGATTCCCCGTTGTGACACAGAAGAAGGTTCTTGCAAAGGTTCCCCCTACGGTGACAGAAGGAAACATCCCCGTTGTTACAGAAAAGAAAGTTACTGAGAATCTTATCCCCtctgtgacagaaggaaaagtgcCGGTTGTGACAACTGAGAAGGTTGctgagcaggctgccccttcggcaACAGAAGAGATCGTCAGTGTCCCCAAGGAGCAAGAAAATGTCCCTGTCATGACAGAAAAAGAGGTTGAGAATCTTATCCCCtctgtgacagaaggaaaagtaccggtagtccctcaacaggagaTTGTTGACAAGGTTGCCCCTTCGGCGACAGAAGAGATCGTCAGTGTCCCCAAGATGCAAGAAAATGTCCCTGTCGTAAcagaagaaaaggctgagaatcttatcccctctgtgacagaaggaaaagttccgGTTGCGACAACAGAGAAGGTTGctgagcaggctgccccttcggcaACAGAAGAGATCGTCAGTGTCCCCAAGATGCAAGAAAATGTCTCTGTCGTAAcagaagaaaaggctgagaatcttatcccctctgtgacagaaggaaaagttccgGTTGCGACAACAGAGAAGGTTGctgagcaggctgccccttcggcaACAGAAGAGATCGTCAGTGTCCCCAAGATGCAAGAAAATGTCCCTGTCGTAAcagaagaaaaggctgagaatcttatcccctctgtgacagaaggaaaagttccgGTTGCGACAACAGAGAAGGTTGctgagcaggctgccccttcggcgACAGAAGAGATCGTCAGTGTCCCCAAGATGCAAGAAAATGTCCCTGTCGTAAcagaagaaaaggctgagaatcttatcccctctgtgacagaaggaaaagttccgGTTGCGACAACAGAGAAG GTTGctgagcaggctgccccttcggcaACAGAAGAGATCGTCAGTGTCCCCAAGATGCAAGAAAATGTCCCTGTCGTAAcagaagaaaaggctgagaatcttatcccctctgtgacagaaggaaaagttccgGTTGCGACAACAGAGAAGGTTGctgagcaggctgccccttcggcaACAGAAGAGATCGTCAGTGTCCCCAAGATGCAAGAAAATGTCCCTGTCGTAAcagaagaaaaggctgagaatcttatcccctctgtgacagaaggaaaagttccgGTTGCGACAACAGAGAAGGTTGctgagcaggctgccccttcggcaACAGAAGAGATCGTCAGTGTCCCCAAGATGCAAGAAAATGTCCCTGTCGTAAcagaagaaaaggctgagaatcttatcccctctgtgacagaaggaaaagtgccggtagtccctcaacaggagaTTGTTGACAAGGTTGCCCCTTcggcgacagaagaaaaagttcctgttgtggtAAAAGAGAAAGtcattgaacaggctgccccacaagaaagggttattgaaaaggTTCCCCCTGcggcgacagaagaaaaagttcctgtcgCGGTCAAAGAGAAAGTTAGTGAACAGGCAGCCCCTTCGGggacagaagagattgtcactgttcccaaagagcaagaacaagtccctgttgtaacagaggaaaaggtcgTTGAATAG
- the LOC127003553 gene encoding titin-like isoform X36: MKVVRKVVPVMRPMRVVRKVVPVMRPMRVVRKVVPVMRPMRVVRKVVPAVRPMKVVRKVVPVMRPMKVVRKGVPSVRQGKVFVVHRVVEYVTPSVVTKRFPVVTQKKVLAKVPPTVTEGNIPVVTEKKVTENLIPSVTEGKVPVVTTEKVAEQAAPSATEEIVSVPKEQENVPVMTEKEVENLIPSVTEGKVPVVPQQEIVDKVAPSATEEIVSVPKMQENVPVVTEEKAENLIPSVTEGKVPVATTEKVAEQAAPSATEEIVSVPKMQENVSVVTEEKAENLIPSVTEGKVPVATTEKVAEQAAPSATEEIVSVPKMQENVPVVTEEKAENLIPSVTEGKVPVATTEKVAEQAAPSATEEIVSVPKMQENVPVVTEEKAENLIPSVTEGKVPVATTEKVAEQAAPSATEEIVSVPKMQENVPVVTEEKAENLIPSVTEGKVPVATTEKVAEQAAPSATEEIVSVPKMQENVPVVTEEKAENLIPSVTEGKVPVATTEKVAEQAAPSATEEIVSVPKMQENVPVVTEEKAENLIPSVTEGKVPVVPQQEIVDKVAPSATEEKVPVVVKEKVIEQAAPQERVIEKVPPAATEEKVPVAVKEKVSEQAAPSGTEEIVTVPKEQEQVPVVTEEKVVE, from the exons atgaaggtcgttagaaag gtagtccctgttATGAGGCCAATGagggtcgttagaaaggtagtccctgttATGAGGCCAATGagggtcgttagaaag gtagtccctgttATGAGGCCAATGagggtcgttagaaaggtagtccctgctgtgaggccaatgaaggtcgttagaaaggtagtccctgttatgaggccaatgaaggtcgttagaaaggGTGTGCCCTCGGTGAGACAAGGAAAAGTCTTCGTTGTGCATCGAGTTGTTGAATACGTCACCCCTTCGGTGGTAACAAAAAGATTCCCCGTTGTGACACAGAAGAAGGTTCTTGCAAAGGTTCCCCCTACGGTGACAGAAGGAAACATCCCCGTTGTTACAGAAAAGAAAGTTACTGAGAATCTTATCCCCtctgtgacagaaggaaaagtgcCGGTTGTGACAACTGAGAAGGTTGctgagcaggctgccccttcggcaACAGAAGAGATCGTCAGTGTCCCCAAGGAGCAAGAAAATGTCCCTGTCATGACAGAAAAAGAGGTTGAGAATCTTATCCCCtctgtgacagaaggaaaagtaccggtagtccctcaacaggagaTTGTTGACAAGGTTGCCCCTTCGGCGACAGAAGAGATCGTCAGTGTCCCCAAGATGCAAGAAAATGTCCCTGTCGTAAcagaagaaaaggctgagaatcttatcccctctgtgacagaaggaaaagttccgGTTGCGACAACAGAGAAGGTTGctgagcaggctgccccttcggcaACAGAAGAGATCGTCAGTGTCCCCAAGATGCAAGAAAATGTCTCTGTCGTAAcagaagaaaaggctgagaatcttatcccctctgtgacagaaggaaaagttccgGTTGCGACAACAGAGAAGGTTGctgagcaggctgccccttcggcaACAGAAGAGATCGTCAGTGTCCCCAAGATGCAAGAAAATGTCCCTGTCGTAAcagaagaaaaggctgagaatcttatcccctctgtgacagaaggaaaagttccgGTTGCGACAACAGAGAAGGTTGctgagcaggctgccccttcggcgACAGAAGAGATCGTCAGTGTCCCCAAGATGCAAGAAAATGTCCCTGTCGTAAcagaagaaaaggctgagaatcttatcccctctgtgacagaaggaaaagttccgGTTGCGACAACAGAGAAG GTTGctgagcaggctgccccttcggcaACAGAAGAGATCGTCAGTGTCCCCAAGATGCAAGAAAATGTCCCTGTCGTAAcagaagaaaaggctgagaatcttatcccctctgtgacagaaggaaaagttccgGTTGCGACAACAGAGAAGGTTGctgagcaggctgccccttcggcaACAGAAGAGATCGTCAGTGTCCCCAAGATGCAAGAAAATGTCCCTGTCGTAAcagaagaaaaggctgagaatcttatcccctctgtgacagaaggaaaagttccgGTTGCGACAACAGAGAAGGTTGctgagcaggctgccccttcggcaACAGAAGAGATCGTCAGTGTCCCCAAGATGCAAGAAAATGTCCCTGTCGTAAcagaagaaaaggctgagaatcttatcccctctgtgacagaaggaaaagtgccggtagtccctcaacaggagaTTGTTGACAAGGTTGCCCCTTcggcgacagaagaaaaagttcctgttgtggtAAAAGAGAAAGtcattgaacaggctgccccacaagaaagggttattgaaaaggTTCCCCCTGcggcgacagaagaaaaagttcctgtcgCGGTCAAAGAGAAAGTTAGTGAACAGGCAGCCCCTTCGGggacagaagagattgtcactgttcccaaagagcaagaacaagtccctgttgtaacagaggaaaaggtcgTTGAATAG
- the LOC127003553 gene encoding titin-like isoform X50: protein MRPMRVVRKVVPAVRPMKVVRKVVPVMRPMRVVRKVVPVMRPMRVVRKVVPVMRPMRVVRKVVPAVRPMKVVRKVVPVMRPMKVVRKVVPVMRPMRVVRKVVPAVRPMKVVRKVVPVMRPMRVVRKVVPAVRPMKVVRKVVPVMRPMKVVRKGVPSVRQGKVFVVHRVVEYVTPSVVTKRFPVVTQKKVLAKVPPTVTEGNIPVVTEKKVTENLIPSVTEGKVPVVTTEKVAEQAAPSATEEIVSVPKEQENVPVMTEKEVENLIPSVTEGKVPVVPQQEIVDKAAPSATEEIVSVPKMQENVPVVTEEKAENLIPSVTEGKVPVATTEKVAEQAAPSATEEIVSVPKMQENVPVVTEEKAENLIPSVTEGKVPVATTEKVAEQAAPSATEEIVSVPKMQENVPVVTEEKAENLIPSVTEGKVPVVPQQEIVDKVAPSATEEKVPVVVKEKVIEQAAPQERVIEKVPPAATEEKVPVAVKEKVSEQAAPSGTEEIVTVPKEQEQVPVVTEEKVVE, encoded by the exons aTGAGGCCAATGagggtcgttagaaaggtagtccctgctgtgaggccaatgaaggtcgttagaaaggtagtccctgttATGAGGCCAATGagggtcgttagaaaggtagtccctgttATGAGGCCAATGagggtcgttagaaaggtagtccctgttATGAGGCCAATGagggtcgttagaaaggtagtccctgctgtgaggccaatgaaggtcgttagaaaggtagtccctgttatgaggccaatgaaggtcgttagaaaggtagtccctgttATGAGGCCAATGagggtcgttagaaaggtagtccctgctgtgaggccaatgaaggtcgttagaaaggtagtccctgttATGAGGCCAATGagggtcgttagaaaggtagtccctgctgtgaggccaatgaaggtcgttagaaaggtagtccctgttatgaggccaatgaaggtcgttagaaaggGTGTGCCCTCGGTGAGACAAGGAAAAGTCTTCGTTGTGCATCGAGTTGTTGAATACGTCACCCCTTCGGTGGTAACAAAAAGATTCCCCGTTGTGACACAGAAGAAGGTTCTTGCAAAGGTTCCCCCTACGGTGACAGAAGGAAACATCCCCGTTGTTACAGAAAAGAAAGTTACTGAGAATCTTATCCCCtctgtgacagaaggaaaagtgcCGGTTGTGACAACTGAGAAGGTTGctgagcaggctgccccttcggcaACAGAAGAGATCGTCAGTGTCCCCAAGGAGCAAGAAAATGTCCCTGTCATGACAGAAAAAGAGGTTGAGAATCTTATCCCCtctgtgacagaaggaaaagtaccggtagtccctcaacaggagaTTGTTGACAAG gctgccccttcggcaACAGAAGAGATCGTCAGTGTCCCCAAGATGCAAGAAAATGTCCCTGTCGTAAcagaagaaaaggctgagaatcttatcccctctgtgacagaaggaaaagttccgGTTGCGACAACAGAGAAGGTTGctgagcaggctgccccttcggcaACAGAAGAGATCGTCAGTGTCCCCAAGATGCAAGAAAATGTCCCTGTCGTAAcagaagaaaaggctgagaatcttatcccctctgtgacagaaggaaaagttccgGTTGCGACAACAGAGAAGGTTGctgagcaggctgccccttcggcaACAGAAGAGATCGTCAGTGTCCCCAAGATGCAAGAAAATGTCCCTGTCGTAAcagaagaaaaggctgagaatcttatcccctctgtgacagaaggaaaagtgccggtagtccctcaacaggagaTTGTTGACAAGGTTGCCCCTTcggcgacagaagaaaaagttcctgttgtggtAAAAGAGAAAGtcattgaacaggctgccccacaagaaagggttattgaaaaggTTCCCCCTGcggcgacagaagaaaaagttcctgtcgCGGTCAAAGAGAAAGTTAGTGAACAGGCAGCCCCTTCGGggacagaagagattgtcactgttcccaaagagcaagaacaagtccctgttgtaacagaggaaaaggtcgTTGAATAG
- the LOC127003553 gene encoding titin-like isoform X6, whose amino-acid sequence MKVVRKVVPVMRPMRVVRKVVPVMRPMRVVRKVVPVMRPMRVVRKVVPAVRPMKVVRKVVPVMRPMKVVRKVVPVMRPMRVVRKVVPAVRPMKVVRKVVPVMRPMRVVRKVVPAVRPMKVVRKVVPVMRPMKVVRKGVPSVRQGKVFVVHRVVEYVTPSVVTKRFPVVTQKKVLAKVPPTVTEGNIPVVTEKKVTENLIPSVTEGKVPVVTTEKVAEQAAPSATEEIVSVPKEQENVPVMTEKEVENLIPSVTEGKVPVVPQQEIVDKVAPSATEEIVSVPKMQENVPVVTEEKAENLIPSVTEGKVPVATTEKVAEQAAPSATEEIVSVPKMQENVSVVTEEKAENLIPSVTEGKVPVATTEKVAEQAAPSATEEIVSVPKMQENVPVVTEEKAENLIPSVTEGKVPVATTEKVAEQAAPSATEEIVSVPKMQENVPVVTEEKAENLIPSVTEGKVPVATTEKVAEQAAPSATEEIVSVPKMQENVPVVTEEKAENLIPSVTEGKVPVATTEKVAEQAAPSATEEIVSVPKMQENVPVVTEEKAENLIPSVTEGKVPVATTEKVAEQAAPSATEEIVSVPKMQENVPVVTEEKAENLIPSVTEGKVPVVPQQEIVDKVAPSATEEKVPVVVKEKVIEQAAPQERVIEKVPPAATEEKVPVAVKEKVSEQAAPSGTEEIVTVPKEQEQVPVVTEEKVVE is encoded by the exons atgaaggtcgttagaaag gtagtccctgttATGAGGCCAATGagggtcgttagaaaggtagtccctgttATGAGGCCAATGagggtcgttagaaaggtagtccctgttATGAGGCCAATGagggtcgttagaaaggtagtccctgctgtgaggccaatgaaggtcgttagaaaggtagtccctgttatgaggccaatgaaggtcgttagaaaggtagtccctgttATGAGGCCAATGagggtcgttagaaaggtagtccctgctgtgaggccaatgaaggtcgttagaaaggtagtccctgttATGAGGCCAATGagggtcgttagaaaggtagtccctgctgtgaggccaatgaaggtcgttagaaaggtagtccctgttatgaggccaatgaaggtcgttagaaaggGTGTGCCCTCGGTGAGACAAGGAAAAGTCTTCGTTGTGCATCGAGTTGTTGAATACGTCACCCCTTCGGTGGTAACAAAAAGATTCCCCGTTGTGACACAGAAGAAGGTTCTTGCAAAGGTTCCCCCTACGGTGACAGAAGGAAACATCCCCGTTGTTACAGAAAAGAAAGTTACTGAGAATCTTATCCCCtctgtgacagaaggaaaagtgcCGGTTGTGACAACTGAGAAGGTTGctgagcaggctgccccttcggcaACAGAAGAGATCGTCAGTGTCCCCAAGGAGCAAGAAAATGTCCCTGTCATGACAGAAAAAGAGGTTGAGAATCTTATCCCCtctgtgacagaaggaaaagtaccggtagtccctcaacaggagaTTGTTGACAAGGTTGCCCCTTCGGCGACAGAAGAGATCGTCAGTGTCCCCAAGATGCAAGAAAATGTCCCTGTCGTAAcagaagaaaaggctgagaatcttatcccctctgtgacagaaggaaaagttccgGTTGCGACAACAGAGAAGGTTGctgagcaggctgccccttcggcaACAGAAGAGATCGTCAGTGTCCCCAAGATGCAAGAAAATGTCTCTGTCGTAAcagaagaaaaggctgagaatcttatcccctctgtgacagaaggaaaagttccgGTTGCGACAACAGAGAAGGTTGctgagcaggctgccccttcggcaACAGAAGAGATCGTCAGTGTCCCCAAGATGCAAGAAAATGTCCCTGTCGTAAcagaagaaaaggctgagaatcttatcccctctgtgacagaaggaaaagttccgGTTGCGACAACAGAGAAGGTTGctgagcaggctgccccttcggcgACAGAAGAGATCGTCAGTGTCCCCAAGATGCAAGAAAATGTCCCTGTCGTAAcagaagaaaaggctgagaatcttatcccctctgtgacagaaggaaaagttccgGTTGCGACAACAGAGAAG GTTGctgagcaggctgccccttcggcaACAGAAGAGATCGTCAGTGTCCCCAAGATGCAAGAAAATGTCCCTGTCGTAAcagaagaaaaggctgagaatcttatcccctctgtgacagaaggaaaagttccgGTTGCGACAACAGAGAAGGTTGctgagcaggctgccccttcggcaACAGAAGAGATCGTCAGTGTCCCCAAGATGCAAGAAAATGTCCCTGTCGTAAcagaagaaaaggctgagaatcttatcccctctgtgacagaaggaaaagttccgGTTGCGACAACAGAGAAGGTTGctgagcaggctgccccttcggcaACAGAAGAGATCGTCAGTGTCCCCAAGATGCAAGAAAATGTCCCTGTCGTAAcagaagaaaaggctgagaatcttatcccctctgtgacagaaggaaaagtgccggtagtccctcaacaggagaTTGTTGACAAGGTTGCCCCTTcggcgacagaagaaaaagttcctgttgtggtAAAAGAGAAAGtcattgaacaggctgccccacaagaaagggttattgaaaaggTTCCCCCTGcggcgacagaagaaaaagttcctgtcgCGGTCAAAGAGAAAGTTAGTGAACAGGCAGCCCCTTCGGggacagaagagattgtcactgttcccaaagagcaagaacaagtccctgttgtaacagaggaaaaggtcgTTGAATAG
- the LOC127003553 gene encoding titin-like isoform X10 produces MKVVRKVVPVMRPMRVVRKVVPVMRPMRVVRKVVPAVRPMKVVRKVVPVMRPMKVVRKVVPVMRPMRVVRKVVPAVRPMKVVRKVVPVMRPMRVVRKVVPAVRPMKVVRKVVPVMRPMKVVRKGVPSVRQGKVFVVHRVVEYVTPSVVTKRFPVVTQKKVLAKVPPTVTEGNIPVVTEKKVTENLIPSVTEGKVPVVTTEKVAEQAAPSATEEIVSVPKEQENVPVMTEKEVENLIPSVTEGKVPVVPQQEIVDKVAPSATEEIVSVPKMQENVPVVTEEKAENLIPSVTEGKVPVATTEKVAEQAAPSATEEIVSVPKMQENVSVVTEEKAENLIPSVTEGKVPVATTEKVAEQAAPSATEEIVSVPKMQENVPVVTEEKAENLIPSVTEGKVPVATTEKVAEQAAPSATEEIVSVPKMQENVPVVTEEKAENLIPSVTEGKVPVATTEKVAEQAAPSATEEIVSVPKMQENVPVVTEEKAENLIPSVTEGKVPVATTEKVAEQAAPSATEEIVSVPKMQENVPVVTEEKAENLIPSVTEGKVPVATTEKVAEQAAPSATEEIVSVPKMQENVPVVTEEKAENLIPSVTEGKVPVVPQQEIVDKVAPSATEEKVPVVVKEKVIEQAAPQERVIEKVPPAATEEKVPVAVKEKVSEQAAPSGTEEIVTVPKEQEQVPVVTEEKVVE; encoded by the exons atgaaggtcgttagaaag gtagtccctgttATGAGGCCAATGagggtcgttagaaaggtagtccctgttATGAGGCCAATGagggtcgttagaaaggtagtccctgctgtgaggccaatgaaggtcgttagaaaggtagtccctgttatgaggccaatgaaggtcgttagaaaggtagtccctgttATGAGGCCAATGagggtcgttagaaaggtagtccctgctgtgaggccaatgaaggtcgttagaaaggtagtccctgttATGAGGCCAATGagggtcgttagaaaggtagtccctgctgtgaggccaatgaaggtcgttagaaaggtagtccctgttatgaggccaatgaaggtcgttagaaaggGTGTGCCCTCGGTGAGACAAGGAAAAGTCTTCGTTGTGCATCGAGTTGTTGAATACGTCACCCCTTCGGTGGTAACAAAAAGATTCCCCGTTGTGACACAGAAGAAGGTTCTTGCAAAGGTTCCCCCTACGGTGACAGAAGGAAACATCCCCGTTGTTACAGAAAAGAAAGTTACTGAGAATCTTATCCCCtctgtgacagaaggaaaagtgcCGGTTGTGACAACTGAGAAGGTTGctgagcaggctgccccttcggcaACAGAAGAGATCGTCAGTGTCCCCAAGGAGCAAGAAAATGTCCCTGTCATGACAGAAAAAGAGGTTGAGAATCTTATCCCCtctgtgacagaaggaaaagtaccggtagtccctcaacaggagaTTGTTGACAAGGTTGCCCCTTCGGCGACAGAAGAGATCGTCAGTGTCCCCAAGATGCAAGAAAATGTCCCTGTCGTAAcagaagaaaaggctgagaatcttatcccctctgtgacagaaggaaaagttccgGTTGCGACAACAGAGAAGGTTGctgagcaggctgccccttcggcaACAGAAGAGATCGTCAGTGTCCCCAAGATGCAAGAAAATGTCTCTGTCGTAAcagaagaaaaggctgagaatcttatcccctctgtgacagaaggaaaagttccgGTTGCGACAACAGAGAAGGTTGctgagcaggctgccccttcggcaACAGAAGAGATCGTCAGTGTCCCCAAGATGCAAGAAAATGTCCCTGTCGTAAcagaagaaaaggctgagaatcttatcccctctgtgacagaaggaaaagttccgGTTGCGACAACAGAGAAGGTTGctgagcaggctgccccttcggcgACAGAAGAGATCGTCAGTGTCCCCAAGATGCAAGAAAATGTCCCTGTCGTAAcagaagaaaaggctgagaatcttatcccctctgtgacagaaggaaaagttccgGTTGCGACAACAGAGAAG GTTGctgagcaggctgccccttcggcaACAGAAGAGATCGTCAGTGTCCCCAAGATGCAAGAAAATGTCCCTGTCGTAAcagaagaaaaggctgagaatcttatcccctctgtgacagaaggaaaagttccgGTTGCGACAACAGAGAAGGTTGctgagcaggctgccccttcggcaACAGAAGAGATCGTCAGTGTCCCCAAGATGCAAGAAAATGTCCCTGTCGTAAcagaagaaaaggctgagaatcttatcccctctgtgacagaaggaaaagttccgGTTGCGACAACAGAGAAGGTTGctgagcaggctgccccttcggcaACAGAAGAGATCGTCAGTGTCCCCAAGATGCAAGAAAATGTCCCTGTCGTAAcagaagaaaaggctgagaatcttatcccctctgtgacagaaggaaaagtgccggtagtccctcaacaggagaTTGTTGACAAGGTTGCCCCTTcggcgacagaagaaaaagttcctgttgtggtAAAAGAGAAAGtcattgaacaggctgccccacaagaaagggttattgaaaaggTTCCCCCTGcggcgacagaagaaaaagttcctgtcgCGGTCAAAGAGAAAGTTAGTGAACAGGCAGCCCCTTCGGggacagaagagattgtcactgttcccaaagagcaagaacaagtccctgttgtaacagaggaaaaggtcgTTGAATAG